A window of the Acipenser ruthenus chromosome 30, fAciRut3.2 maternal haplotype, whole genome shotgun sequence genome harbors these coding sequences:
- the LOC117397749 gene encoding mitochondrial carrier homolog 1-like encodes MVTRAEMSQPRKERRGVPSAGGSALDMDTAVVILGAGVTALTHPLLYVKLLIQVGHEPQPPTAGSNLFGRKVLYLPGFFSYARHIVRVDGKRGLFRGLSPRIVSSTVSTVVRSRVKQVTPIPDMEHVSNKDDIKTSLRKVVKETSHEMVVQCVARIFTHPFHVISVRCMAQFVGREMKYSGLFSSVAEIFRQEGISGFYVGLVPHVLGEIIFLWCCNLLAHFINTYAVDDNFTQAPAVRSYTKFVMGIAVSALTYPFLLVADLMAVNNCGLQAGLPPHSPVFRSWIHCWRHLGAQGQLFRGSSFFFRRVPLEMAALAVE; translated from the exons ATGGTAACCAGGGCAGAGATGAGCCAGCCCCGTAAGGAGCGAAGAGGGGTCCCCTCGGCTGGCGGCTCTGCGCTTGATATGGACACCGCGGTAGTGATTCTGGGAGCCGGGGTGACAGCCCTCACGCACCCGCTGCTGTACGTGAAACTGCTCATCCAG GTGGGCCACGAGCCGCAGCCTCCGACCGCAGGGAGCAACCTGTTTGGGAGGAAGGTTCTGTACCTGCCAGGGTTTTTCTCCTACG CCAGGCATATAGTCCGTGTGGATGGGAAGAGGGGTCTGTTCAGAGGCCTGTCCCCCCGAATCGTGTCCAGCACTGTCTCCACTGTGGTGCGCAGCCGAGTCAAACAG GTCACGCCGATCCCAGACATGGAGCACGTGTCCAACAAGGACGACATCAAGACGTCCCTCAGGAAGGTTGTCAAAGAG ACCTCCCACGAGATGGTGGTGCAGTGCGTGGCCCGGATATTCACCCACCCATTCCACG tgaTTTCTGTCCGGTGCATGGCGCAGTTTGTTGGGAGAGAAATGAAGTACAG CGGCTTGTTCAGCTCTGTCGCAGAAATCTTCCGACAAGAAGGGATCTCGGGTTTCTATGT GGGGTTGGTGCCTCATGTCCTGGGAGAGATCATTTTCCTCTGGTGCTGCAACCTGCTGGCTCACTTTATCAACACGTATGCTGTGGATGACAAT TTCACCCAGGCACCTGCAGTCCGAAGCTACACAAAGTTTGTTATGGGG ATCGCTGTGAGTGCACTTACCTACCCCTTCCTGCTGGTGGCAGACCTGATGGCTGTGAATAACTGCGG ACTGCAGGCTGGACTTCCTCCTCACTCCCCTGTCTTCAGATCCTGGATTCACTGCTGGAGGCACCTGGGGGCCCAG GGTCAGTTGTTTCGAGGGTCCAGTTTCTTCTTTCGGCGCGTTCCACTGGAGATGGCAGCTTTAGCAGTggagtaa
- the LOC117428894 gene encoding FYVE, RhoGEF and PH domain-containing protein 2-like isoform X1, translated as MEKQDPRNRMTVFDMVSKFEGGRSRTDEDQQKLAKPRALMPPGARLEAPRPANPEHWPQREQDRETPQRKHGEDSRGPRHSPLPARKDCEPPGSKEPPGASRDFTWKRMHSFRKRHSTQRLIRREVKSTLEGPEDEEEETVKEEKKVKETVEEKLFKIAKELLDTEKAYVSRLHLLDQVFYAELLKEARSGSSFPEDIVKQIFSNISSVFQFHQQFFLPELQRRMDDWGSNPRIGDILQKVAPFLKMYGQYVCCFDRAMDLITTWMEKSPRFEEIVLDIQKREACGNLTLQHHMLEPVQRVPRYEMLLKDYLKKLPPGSPDRADSEKALEIIFEAAKHSNAAIADMERLEKLWEVYEMLGMEEEMVDPSNKLIKEGPILKISFRSASRKERHIFLFNNMLLYCVPKFSLVGVRFFIRTRLDMDDMQVKDLNDVEFPHAFLVSGKLRTLELQARSQEEMQSWIQACQQAIDQNEKKTESFKAATSNLAQDLQQVTVARQELGKRAPQLIRDKLVSMCMRCKEPFNAFIRRRHHCRACGYVVCWKCSDYKAALEYDENRQNRVCFECSSILEGQTGSRDREDKKRGILEKEAAEVSGRSLMCSFLQVLEKNGRVGSRGWFVIPRDEPMILYMYAAPQDVKAQSTIPLLGYQVKELLPGDNRCAFQLTQSKQTLSFLAESEEQRERWAEIINQVANGENQWSLDV; from the exons ATGGAGAAGCAGGACCCCCGGAATCGAATGACTGTCTTTGACATGGTCTCCAAGTTCGAAGGAGGAAG GTCCAGGACAGATGAGGATCAGCAGAAGCTGGCTAAGCCTCGAGCCCTAATGCCACCAGGGGCGCGGCTGGAGGCACCCAGACCTGCCAACCCAGAGCACTGGCCCCAGCGAGAACAGGACAGAGAGACACCGCAGAGAAAGCACGGCGAGGACTCCAGGGGCCCCAGGCACAGCCCCCTGCCAGCCCGGAAAGACTGTGAGCCCCCGGGCAGCAAAGAGCCCCCCGGTGCCAGCAGAGATTTCACATGGAAGAGAATGCATTCCTTCCGCAAACGCCACTCCACTCAGAGGCTGATCCGGAGAGAGGTGAAGTCAACACTGGAGGGGccagaggatgaggaggaggagaccGTCAAGGAGGAAAAGAAGGTGAAA GAGACTGTTGAAGAGAAGCTGTTCAAGATAGCCAAGGAGCTGCTGGACACAGAGAAGGCTTACGTCAGTCGGCTGCATTTACTAGACCAG GTGTTTTACGCTGAGCTGCTGAAGGAGGCTCGGTCGGGCAGCTCATTCCCTGAAGACATTGTGAAGCAGATCTTCTCCAACATCTCCTCGGTCTTCCAGTTCCACCAGCAGTTCTTCCTGCCCGAGCTGCAGAGGCGCATGGATGACTG GGGGTCGAACCCGCGGATAGGGGACATCCTGCAGAAGGTGGCCCCCTTCCTGAAGATGTacgggcagtacgtgtgctgcttCGACAGGGCCATGGACCTCATCACCACCTGGATGGAGAAGTCTCCGCGCTTTGAGGAGATCGTCTTGGATATACAG AAGCGTGAGGCGTGTGGTAACCTGACTCTGCAGCACCACATGCTGGAGCCCGTGCAGCGCGTCCCGCGATACGAGATGCTGCTCAAGGACTATCTGAAGAAGCTGCCCCCGGGATCACCGGACAGGGCAGACTCTGAGA AGGCCCTGGAGATCATCTTTGAAGCCGCTAAACATTCCAACGCTGCGATTGCCGACATG GAGCGTTTGGAGAAGCTGTGGGAGGTCTATGAGATGCTGGGGATGGAGGAAGAGATGGTGGACCCCTCCAACAAGCTCATCAAAGAGGGTCCCATCCTGAAAATCTCCTTCCGCAGCGCCAGCCGCAAAGAGCGTCACATCTTCCTG TTTAACAACATGCTGCTGTACTGCGTGCCCAAGTTCAGCCTGGTGGGGGTGCGATTCTTCATCCGGACACGACTGGACATGGACGACATGCAG GTGAAGGACCTGAACGACGTTGAGTTCCCGCACGCGTTCCTGGTCTCCGGGAAGCTACGGACTCTGGAGTTGCAGGCCAG ATCTCAGGAGGAGATGCAATCCTGGATACAG GCGTGTCAGCAAGCGATTGACCAGAACGAGAAAAAAACAGAGAGCTTCAAAGCTGCAACCAGCAACCTGGCTCAGGATCTGCAGCAAGTCACG GTTGCGAGGCAGGAGCTGGGCAAGCGTGCCCCCCAGTTGATCCGAGACAAGCTGGTGTCCATGTGCATGCGCTGCAAAGAGCCTTTCAACGCCTTCATCAGGAGACGACACCACTGCAGGGCCTGCGGCTAT GTTGTGTGCTGGAAGTGTTCAGACTACAAGGCAGCCCTGGAATATGACGAGAACAGGCAGAACAGGGTGTGCTTTGAGTGCAGCAGCATCCTGGAGGGGCAGACAGGGAGCAGAGACCGGGAAGACAAGAAGAGAGGCATACTGGAG AAAGAAGCTGCCGAGGTGTCTGGGAGGAGCTTGATGTGCAGCTTCCTGCAGGTCCTGGAGAAGAACGGTCGGGTGGGATCCAGGGGCTGGTTTGTCATCCCCCGAGATGAGCCAATGATCCTCTACATGTACGCTGCACCACAG GATGTGAAGGCCCAGAGCACCATCCCTTTGCTAGGATACCAGGTGAAGGAGCTGTTGCCGGGGGACAACCGCTGTGCCTTCCAGCTCACCCAATCAAAACAGACCCTCTCCTTCCTGGCCGAATcagaggagcagagagagcggtGGGCGGAAATTATCAACCAGGTGGCCAATGGGGAGAACCAATGGTCTCTGGATGTCTGA
- the LOC117428894 gene encoding FYVE, RhoGEF and PH domain-containing protein 2-like isoform X2 yields MEKQDPRNRMTVFDMVSKFEGGRSRTDEDQQKLAKPRALMPPGARLEAPRPANPEHWPQREQDRETPQRKHGEDSRGPRHSPLPARKDCEPPGSKEPPGASRDFTWKRMHSFRKRHSTQRLIRREVKSTLEGPEDEEEETVKEEKKETVEEKLFKIAKELLDTEKAYVSRLHLLDQVFYAELLKEARSGSSFPEDIVKQIFSNISSVFQFHQQFFLPELQRRMDDWGSNPRIGDILQKVAPFLKMYGQYVCCFDRAMDLITTWMEKSPRFEEIVLDIQKREACGNLTLQHHMLEPVQRVPRYEMLLKDYLKKLPPGSPDRADSEKALEIIFEAAKHSNAAIADMERLEKLWEVYEMLGMEEEMVDPSNKLIKEGPILKISFRSASRKERHIFLFNNMLLYCVPKFSLVGVRFFIRTRLDMDDMQVKDLNDVEFPHAFLVSGKLRTLELQARSQEEMQSWIQACQQAIDQNEKKTESFKAATSNLAQDLQQVTVARQELGKRAPQLIRDKLVSMCMRCKEPFNAFIRRRHHCRACGYVVCWKCSDYKAALEYDENRQNRVCFECSSILEGQTGSRDREDKKRGILEKEAAEVSGRSLMCSFLQVLEKNGRVGSRGWFVIPRDEPMILYMYAAPQDVKAQSTIPLLGYQVKELLPGDNRCAFQLTQSKQTLSFLAESEEQRERWAEIINQVANGENQWSLDV; encoded by the exons ATGGAGAAGCAGGACCCCCGGAATCGAATGACTGTCTTTGACATGGTCTCCAAGTTCGAAGGAGGAAG GTCCAGGACAGATGAGGATCAGCAGAAGCTGGCTAAGCCTCGAGCCCTAATGCCACCAGGGGCGCGGCTGGAGGCACCCAGACCTGCCAACCCAGAGCACTGGCCCCAGCGAGAACAGGACAGAGAGACACCGCAGAGAAAGCACGGCGAGGACTCCAGGGGCCCCAGGCACAGCCCCCTGCCAGCCCGGAAAGACTGTGAGCCCCCGGGCAGCAAAGAGCCCCCCGGTGCCAGCAGAGATTTCACATGGAAGAGAATGCATTCCTTCCGCAAACGCCACTCCACTCAGAGGCTGATCCGGAGAGAGGTGAAGTCAACACTGGAGGGGccagaggatgaggaggaggagaccGTCAAGGAGGAAAAGAAG GAGACTGTTGAAGAGAAGCTGTTCAAGATAGCCAAGGAGCTGCTGGACACAGAGAAGGCTTACGTCAGTCGGCTGCATTTACTAGACCAG GTGTTTTACGCTGAGCTGCTGAAGGAGGCTCGGTCGGGCAGCTCATTCCCTGAAGACATTGTGAAGCAGATCTTCTCCAACATCTCCTCGGTCTTCCAGTTCCACCAGCAGTTCTTCCTGCCCGAGCTGCAGAGGCGCATGGATGACTG GGGGTCGAACCCGCGGATAGGGGACATCCTGCAGAAGGTGGCCCCCTTCCTGAAGATGTacgggcagtacgtgtgctgcttCGACAGGGCCATGGACCTCATCACCACCTGGATGGAGAAGTCTCCGCGCTTTGAGGAGATCGTCTTGGATATACAG AAGCGTGAGGCGTGTGGTAACCTGACTCTGCAGCACCACATGCTGGAGCCCGTGCAGCGCGTCCCGCGATACGAGATGCTGCTCAAGGACTATCTGAAGAAGCTGCCCCCGGGATCACCGGACAGGGCAGACTCTGAGA AGGCCCTGGAGATCATCTTTGAAGCCGCTAAACATTCCAACGCTGCGATTGCCGACATG GAGCGTTTGGAGAAGCTGTGGGAGGTCTATGAGATGCTGGGGATGGAGGAAGAGATGGTGGACCCCTCCAACAAGCTCATCAAAGAGGGTCCCATCCTGAAAATCTCCTTCCGCAGCGCCAGCCGCAAAGAGCGTCACATCTTCCTG TTTAACAACATGCTGCTGTACTGCGTGCCCAAGTTCAGCCTGGTGGGGGTGCGATTCTTCATCCGGACACGACTGGACATGGACGACATGCAG GTGAAGGACCTGAACGACGTTGAGTTCCCGCACGCGTTCCTGGTCTCCGGGAAGCTACGGACTCTGGAGTTGCAGGCCAG ATCTCAGGAGGAGATGCAATCCTGGATACAG GCGTGTCAGCAAGCGATTGACCAGAACGAGAAAAAAACAGAGAGCTTCAAAGCTGCAACCAGCAACCTGGCTCAGGATCTGCAGCAAGTCACG GTTGCGAGGCAGGAGCTGGGCAAGCGTGCCCCCCAGTTGATCCGAGACAAGCTGGTGTCCATGTGCATGCGCTGCAAAGAGCCTTTCAACGCCTTCATCAGGAGACGACACCACTGCAGGGCCTGCGGCTAT GTTGTGTGCTGGAAGTGTTCAGACTACAAGGCAGCCCTGGAATATGACGAGAACAGGCAGAACAGGGTGTGCTTTGAGTGCAGCAGCATCCTGGAGGGGCAGACAGGGAGCAGAGACCGGGAAGACAAGAAGAGAGGCATACTGGAG AAAGAAGCTGCCGAGGTGTCTGGGAGGAGCTTGATGTGCAGCTTCCTGCAGGTCCTGGAGAAGAACGGTCGGGTGGGATCCAGGGGCTGGTTTGTCATCCCCCGAGATGAGCCAATGATCCTCTACATGTACGCTGCACCACAG GATGTGAAGGCCCAGAGCACCATCCCTTTGCTAGGATACCAGGTGAAGGAGCTGTTGCCGGGGGACAACCGCTGTGCCTTCCAGCTCACCCAATCAAAACAGACCCTCTCCTTCCTGGCCGAATcagaggagcagagagagcggtGGGCGGAAATTATCAACCAGGTGGCCAATGGGGAGAACCAATGGTCTCTGGATGTCTGA
- the LOC117396867 gene encoding BTB/POZ domain-containing protein KCTD20-like isoform X2, whose product MSGEVGTRAPPSEWVTLVVDNIRFTVDPGIFTAHPDTMLARMFGSARQHNFTRPNEKGEFEIAEGISGSVFRVVLDYYRTGVLRCPDGVSVPELREACDYLCINFDCNTITCRDLSALLHELSNDGARRQFEGFLQELVLPVMVSSAQGGERECHMVVLTDEDTVDWDQEHPPPMGEEYSQIVYSTKLYRFFKYIENREVAKALLKERGLKNIRIGIEGYPTCKEKVKRRPGGRSEVIYNYVQRPFIHLSWEKEEGKSRHVDFQCVRSKSVPNVVGGGGGGTPYSHAPHHPPQVDELDRLNGPSLRLPPSEIQDGDL is encoded by the exons ATGTCAGGCGAGGTGGGTACCAGGGCGCCCCCCTCGGAGTGGGTCACACTGGTCGTTGATAACATCCGCTTCACGGTGGACCCCGGGATCTTCACTGCGCACCCCGACACCATGCTGGCCAG GATGTTTGGTTCTGCCCGGCAACACAACTTCACCAGGCCCAATGAGAAGGGGGAGTTTGAGATCGCAGAGGGGATCAGCGGCAGCGTCTTTCGAGTCGTGCTG GACTATTACAGGACCGGGGTGCTGCGCTGTCCCGACGGGGTTTCTGTGCCGGAGCTCAGAGAGGCCTGCGATTACCTCTGCATCAACTTCGACTGCAACACCATCACGTGCCGCGACCTCA gCGCCCTGCTTCACGAGCTGTCGAACGATGGGGCGCGGAGGCAGTTTGAGGGGTTCCTGCAGGAGCTGGTGCTGCCGGTGATGGTGTCGAGCGCGCAGGGTGGGGAGCGGGAGTGTCACATGGTGGTGTTGACCGACGAGGACACTGTGGACTGGGATCAGGAGCACCCTCCGCCCATGGGAGAGGAGTACTCCCAGA ttgTCTACAGCACAAAGCTGTACCGCTTCTTCAAATACATCGAGAACCGGGAAGTGGCCAAGGCACTGCTGAAAGAGAGAGGCCTGAAGAACATTCGCATCGGCATCGAGG ggtaCCCCACCTGCAAGGAGAAGGTGAAGCGACGCCCTGGCGGGAGGTCAGAGGTCATCTACAACTACGTTCAGCGGCCGTTCATTCACCTGTCCTGGGAGAAGGAGGAAGGGAAGAGCCGGCACGTGGACTTCCAGTGCGTGCGGAGCAAGAGCGTGCCCAACGTGGTGGGAGGGGGCGGGGGCGGGACCCCCTACAGCCACGCCCCCCACCATCCTCCGCAGGTGGATGAGCTGGACCGGCTCAATGGACCCAGCCTCCGCCTCCCCCCCTCCGAAATACAGGACGGAGATCTCTGA
- the LOC117396867 gene encoding BTB/POZ domain-containing protein KCTD20-like isoform X1 yields MSISSWTNSFSEDPQTAEPPSEGEKGGPACWDTRQEIAESANCELQCGVAMSGEVGTRAPPSEWVTLVVDNIRFTVDPGIFTAHPDTMLARMFGSARQHNFTRPNEKGEFEIAEGISGSVFRVVLDYYRTGVLRCPDGVSVPELREACDYLCINFDCNTITCRDLSALLHELSNDGARRQFEGFLQELVLPVMVSSAQGGERECHMVVLTDEDTVDWDQEHPPPMGEEYSQIVYSTKLYRFFKYIENREVAKALLKERGLKNIRIGIEGYPTCKEKVKRRPGGRSEVIYNYVQRPFIHLSWEKEEGKSRHVDFQCVRSKSVPNVVGGGGGGTPYSHAPHHPPQVDELDRLNGPSLRLPPSEIQDGDL; encoded by the exons ATGAGCATAAG ctcttgGACAAACAGCTTCAGTGAGGACCCCCAGACCGCTGAGCCCCCGAGTGAGGGGGAGAAAGGAGGGCCAGCCTGCTGGGACACTAGACAGGAAATCGCTG AGTCTGCAAACTGTGAGCTGCAGTGTGGTGTGGCGATGTCAGGCGAGGTGGGTACCAGGGCGCCCCCCTCGGAGTGGGTCACACTGGTCGTTGATAACATCCGCTTCACGGTGGACCCCGGGATCTTCACTGCGCACCCCGACACCATGCTGGCCAG GATGTTTGGTTCTGCCCGGCAACACAACTTCACCAGGCCCAATGAGAAGGGGGAGTTTGAGATCGCAGAGGGGATCAGCGGCAGCGTCTTTCGAGTCGTGCTG GACTATTACAGGACCGGGGTGCTGCGCTGTCCCGACGGGGTTTCTGTGCCGGAGCTCAGAGAGGCCTGCGATTACCTCTGCATCAACTTCGACTGCAACACCATCACGTGCCGCGACCTCA gCGCCCTGCTTCACGAGCTGTCGAACGATGGGGCGCGGAGGCAGTTTGAGGGGTTCCTGCAGGAGCTGGTGCTGCCGGTGATGGTGTCGAGCGCGCAGGGTGGGGAGCGGGAGTGTCACATGGTGGTGTTGACCGACGAGGACACTGTGGACTGGGATCAGGAGCACCCTCCGCCCATGGGAGAGGAGTACTCCCAGA ttgTCTACAGCACAAAGCTGTACCGCTTCTTCAAATACATCGAGAACCGGGAAGTGGCCAAGGCACTGCTGAAAGAGAGAGGCCTGAAGAACATTCGCATCGGCATCGAGG ggtaCCCCACCTGCAAGGAGAAGGTGAAGCGACGCCCTGGCGGGAGGTCAGAGGTCATCTACAACTACGTTCAGCGGCCGTTCATTCACCTGTCCTGGGAGAAGGAGGAAGGGAAGAGCCGGCACGTGGACTTCCAGTGCGTGCGGAGCAAGAGCGTGCCCAACGTGGTGGGAGGGGGCGGGGGCGGGACCCCCTACAGCCACGCCCCCCACCATCCTCCGCAGGTGGATGAGCTGGACCGGCTCAATGGACCCAGCCTCCGCCTCCCCCCCTCCGAAATACAGGACGGAGATCTCTGA